In Candidatus Sysuiplasma acidicola, the genomic window CAAATCAGTTTATAGACATCTGTAGCGGCTGTATCGGGGTGCTTTAGCTGACTGACGTCCGCATCCGGGATCGCAAGCCGATGCATTTCAGTGTCCATGTCACCTGGATCTATGTTCATCGCACGCACTCCCGCTTTGGCGAGCTCGACATCAAGCACATTGATTGCCTGGTTGAAGGCTGCCTTCGAAGCGCCATATCCTGACCATCCCGCATATGGAGTGCGCGATGCGTCGGATGTAATGTGAACGATTATGCCTTTCGCATTCATCAACGGCAGGAGCTTCTGAACAACATTGAAATTTGCGAACACATTGGACTCAAACAACCTTCTCAGTTCCATAAGATTAATCTGATCGAATGCAGGAAGTGGAAGTTGTCCTATGGTGCCGGCATTCAGCACCAGAGCGTCGATGTAGCCAGGCTTCGCCCTGATCACGCTCCTGAGATTCAGCACGTGATTTTCCAGCCTGATATCACATGGAACAGTACTAGCATCCGCATTTTTGTCTTCTTTCAGGGATTCCAGCAGTTGTATCCTGCGCCCGCACCCTGTAACCGACCAGCCCTCTGCCGAGAATTTGTTGAACAAGCTTCTGCCGAGTCCGGAAGTGCAGCCGGTAACAACTGCAGACATCTTCTCTCTGTGTTCGTTCATTGCAGACATGTAATGAGGATGGTAATTGATATTCATAAGCTTTACAGTTTAATAATTTTATAAACATGGCAGCAACCTGCGCGGCTCATGCTCTAAAATACAGATAGATGTCAGCCACATTCGTGCCAGTGTCTCCAGTGTTTATGGTCGTATGGTTAGATGCGAAATATGTGCCGGTGTCAAAGTTCCTCAGAAAGGTGTATGAATCGCCGTTGGCCGATGAAAGGCCGCCGGCGGCAGATGTGTTTCCGTCTCTGCCATCCGTTGCGAATGCTGCAACAAATTCGCCCTCGCGCAATAGACCGGCGCACGACAGTGCGAAATGCTGGCACCTGCCTCCTTTCCCTTTCCTGGTAACACGTACACGCACCTCTC contains:
- a CDS encoding SDR family oxidoreductase is translated as MSAMNEHREKMSAVVTGCTSGLGRSLFNKFSAEGWSVTGCGRRIQLLESLKEDKNADASTVPCDIRLENHVLNLRSVIRAKPGYIDALVLNAGTIGQLPLPAFDQINLMELRRLFESNVFANFNVVQKLLPLMNAKGIIVHITSDASRTPYAGWSGYGASKAAFNQAINVLDVELAKAGVRAMNIDPGDMDTEMHRLAIPDADVSQLKHPDTAATDVYKLICEQLTAR